A DNA window from Tenuifilaceae bacterium CYCD contains the following coding sequences:
- the gyrB gene encoding DNA gyrase subunit B: MSNNENELTKTNSSSEYTADSIQVLEGLEAVRMRPAMYIGDTGNKGLHHLVYEVVDNSIDEALAGYCDTIEVIINEDGSITVTDNGRGIPVDFHEKEKKSALEVVLTVLHAGGKFDKDSYKVSGGLHGVGVSCVNALSVKLIAEVHRDGKIYKQEFSRGKSISELKTIGDSDKTGTIITFLPDSQIFTQTTLFNFEILASRLRELAFLNKGIRLTLIDKRELVENGEKHFRKEEFYSQEGLKEFIKFLDVNRESLTEKIIHIDSDKGEVPVEVAMQYNTSFSENVHSYVNNINTIEGGTHLTGFRRALTRTLKKYAEDSGMLSKLKFDINGDDFREGLTAVISVKVAEPQFEGQTKTKLGNPEVSLAVDQALSEALANYLEENPKDARNIVQKVILAATARHAARKARELVQRKTVLSGSGLPGKLSDCSDKDPSRTEIYLVEGDSAGGTAKQGRDRSFQAILPLRGKILNVEKAMQHKILENEEIKNIYTAFGVSIGTEEDSKALNMSGLRYNKIIIMTDADVDGSHIATLILTFFFRHMIDLINEGHVYIATPPLYLVKKGKEERYCWNEEERLKAVEEIGKGKDGSVHVQRYKGLGEMNAEQLWETTMNPATRILRQVTIDSAAQADRIFSMLMGDEVPPRREFIETHAKYAKIDA; this comes from the coding sequence ATGAGCAATAACGAAAACGAACTAACAAAGACGAACAGTTCATCGGAATACACAGCCGATAGCATTCAAGTACTTGAAGGATTAGAAGCGGTGAGAATGCGCCCTGCTATGTACATTGGTGATACAGGCAATAAAGGGTTACACCATTTGGTATACGAAGTAGTTGACAACTCTATTGACGAGGCACTTGCTGGATACTGCGATACGATTGAAGTAATCATAAACGAGGATGGGTCTATAACCGTAACAGATAATGGCCGAGGAATCCCCGTAGATTTCCACGAAAAAGAGAAAAAATCAGCATTAGAGGTTGTTCTTACGGTTCTCCATGCTGGGGGAAAATTCGACAAGGACAGTTACAAAGTATCCGGAGGTTTGCACGGAGTTGGGGTATCATGCGTTAACGCATTATCGGTAAAACTCATTGCCGAAGTACATCGTGATGGTAAGATATACAAACAGGAATTCTCAAGAGGAAAGTCTATCTCGGAATTAAAGACTATAGGTGATTCGGATAAAACTGGAACAATAATAACCTTCCTCCCCGACAGCCAAATATTCACACAAACCACACTATTCAATTTTGAGATTTTGGCCTCTCGCCTTCGCGAATTGGCATTTCTCAACAAAGGGATTCGCTTAACCCTTATAGATAAAAGAGAACTTGTTGAGAATGGTGAAAAACACTTCAGAAAAGAAGAATTTTACTCGCAGGAAGGACTTAAAGAATTCATCAAGTTCCTGGATGTAAACAGGGAAAGTTTGACAGAGAAGATCATTCATATCGACTCCGACAAAGGCGAAGTCCCGGTTGAAGTTGCTATGCAGTACAACACTTCTTTCTCCGAAAACGTTCATTCGTACGTAAACAATATAAACACGATTGAAGGAGGCACACACTTAACTGGATTCCGCAGAGCATTAACACGAACTCTTAAGAAATATGCCGAGGATTCAGGGATGCTCTCAAAATTGAAGTTCGATATCAATGGAGACGACTTCCGCGAAGGATTAACAGCAGTAATTTCAGTTAAGGTTGCTGAACCTCAGTTTGAAGGACAAACTAAAACAAAACTTGGAAACCCCGAGGTTAGTTTAGCCGTGGATCAGGCATTAAGTGAAGCGCTTGCAAACTACTTAGAGGAAAATCCCAAGGATGCCCGCAATATTGTTCAGAAAGTGATATTGGCAGCAACCGCACGCCATGCTGCACGTAAAGCAAGAGAACTTGTGCAAAGGAAAACCGTTCTTTCGGGATCAGGTTTACCCGGAAAATTATCCGACTGTTCCGACAAAGACCCTTCTCGCACCGAAATTTACCTTGTAGAGGGAGACTCTGCTGGTGGTACTGCTAAGCAAGGCAGAGATAGAAGTTTTCAGGCAATCCTGCCATTGAGGGGTAAAATCCTAAACGTTGAAAAAGCAATGCAGCATAAAATCCTCGAAAATGAGGAGATTAAGAATATCTATACTGCATTCGGAGTAAGCATTGGAACCGAGGAAGATAGCAAAGCTCTTAATATGAGTGGACTTCGCTATAACAAAATAATTATCATGACCGATGCCGATGTTGATGGAAGCCATATCGCAACATTAATTCTAACATTCTTCTTCCGCCACATGATTGACCTTATCAACGAAGGACATGTTTACATAGCAACACCGCCACTATACTTGGTAAAGAAAGGCAAAGAAGAGCGCTACTGCTGGAACGAGGAAGAACGTCTAAAGGCTGTTGAAGAGATTGGAAAAGGAAAAGATGGATCGGTTCACGTTCAGCGTTACAAAGGTTTGGGAGAAATGAACGCAGAGCAACTATGGGAAACAACCATGAATCCCGCCACACGCATACTTCGCCAAGTGACCATTGATAGCGCAGCTCAAGCCGATAGAATATTCTCCATGCTAATGGGCGATGAAGTTCCTCCTCGAAGAGAATTCATTGAAACTCACGCTAAGTATGCTAAAATTGATGCTTAA